One window of Nocardia sp. NBC_00508 genomic DNA carries:
- a CDS encoding type 1 glutamine amidotransferase encodes MSESTIRIGLVLPDVMGTYGDGGNALVLRQRLRMRGYDAEIVDITLPDPVPDSLDIYTLGGAEDSAQRLATRHLQRYPGLQRASAKGAPVLAICAAIQVLGQWYETSAGERVDGVGLIDVTTSPQHKRAIGEVTTTPLLDGLTAALTGFENHRGGTKLGGDATGLARVTRGVGNGVGDGSEGVVQASVIGTYMHGPVLARNPELADLLLMRALGVSELAPLDLPEVDQLRRERLRA; translated from the coding sequence ATGAGTGAATCGACCATTCGCATCGGCCTGGTGCTGCCGGACGTGATGGGCACCTACGGCGACGGCGGCAACGCGCTCGTGCTGCGTCAGCGGCTGCGCATGCGCGGCTACGACGCCGAGATCGTCGATATCACGCTGCCCGACCCGGTGCCCGATTCGCTGGACATCTACACCCTGGGCGGCGCGGAGGATTCCGCGCAGCGGCTGGCCACCCGGCACCTGCAGCGCTACCCCGGCTTGCAGCGAGCGTCCGCGAAAGGCGCCCCGGTGCTGGCGATCTGCGCGGCCATCCAGGTGCTCGGCCAGTGGTACGAGACCTCGGCGGGCGAGCGTGTGGACGGCGTCGGCCTGATCGATGTGACCACGTCACCGCAGCACAAGCGCGCAATCGGCGAGGTGACGACCACACCGCTGCTCGACGGGCTCACCGCGGCGCTCACCGGCTTCGAAAACCACCGTGGCGGAACCAAACTCGGCGGCGACGCGACCGGTCTGGCCCGGGTGACCCGTGGCGTCGGCAACGGTGTCGGCGACGGTTCGGAGGGCGTCGTCCAGGCTTCGGTGATCGGCACCTACATGCACGGCCCGGTGCTGGCCCGCAACCCCGAACTCGCCGATCTACTGCTGATGCGCGCCCTGGGTGTCAGCGAACTGGCACCCCTCGATCTCCCCGAGGTCGACCAGCTCCGCCGCGAGCGCCTGCGCGCCTGA
- a CDS encoding circularly permuted type 2 ATP-grasp protein, whose amino-acid sequence MNAREQFERYRADGAETAAYDECGYPTASYYDELVDADGKVRPMWRELSADFVELGSDELDRLDSRVRRLVDDDGITYLEAGAPAETTTPSPWRLDPIPLLVSADDWTGLEAGLEQRSRVLDEVLTDIYGPRRTLSSGLLAPEVVFGNHGYVRAAHGITVPGRHQLFLHACDLSRWSDGRFRVIADWAQAPSGAGYALADRRVVATAIPESFEHANPRPLTPFARAMRSMLIESAQADDEEPVVVVLSPGVRSETAFDQAYLASTLGFPLVESADLVVRDGSLWMRSLGTLKRVDVVLRRVHAEFSDPLDLRPDSRLGVVGLIEVLRRGAVTVVNTLGSGLLENPALARFLPAVARSLLGEDLLLESAPSYWGGDDRERAHLLANLDKLVIRSTVDGATLLGPELSRDQRADVAARIDARGWQWVGQEPAQFSVAPAVREHGGLASAPVGMRLFALARRGGYTVMPGGLGQVRQRIVPDRAALEVAAKDIWVRAAPTTAAAVSTEPPRAERERPTIPVVEAISSPRVLNDLFWMGRYGERAEATARLLIATHERYQEFRYRPWLEGADALPILLDAVGRTTATAAPAEGLFEGHDYLVSLTIDRKLPGSLAFAIDRYGIAARAVRDQLSVETWMILSAVDRALSDYRGTAGDQEAELSEVHSLTLAGLLALSGIDAESLVREPGWYVMDIGKRIERGLALTALLSTALIQEYPEETEREVTEWVLRVAESSVSYRRRHRDSIRISAVAGLLLFDAGNPRSLAYQLDRIDADFRALPGASRSSRPRRLLADAQRMLRRSDPDDLEVTDADDQHAELAELLEGVHSRLRKVSESFEATTLSLPVGIQPLWGSAQVVG is encoded by the coding sequence ATGAATGCGCGCGAGCAGTTCGAACGCTACCGCGCCGACGGCGCCGAAACGGCCGCCTACGACGAATGTGGTTACCCCACGGCAAGTTACTACGACGAATTGGTCGACGCCGACGGCAAGGTGCGGCCGATGTGGCGGGAGTTGTCCGCGGATTTCGTCGAGCTCGGAAGTGACGAGCTCGATCGGCTGGACAGCCGGGTTCGCAGACTCGTCGATGACGACGGCATCACCTATCTCGAGGCAGGCGCGCCGGCCGAAACCACGACGCCGAGCCCGTGGCGTCTCGATCCGATCCCCCTGCTGGTGTCCGCGGACGACTGGACCGGGCTGGAAGCCGGACTGGAACAGCGTTCCCGCGTCCTCGACGAGGTACTCACCGACATCTACGGCCCGCGAAGGACGCTCAGCTCCGGTCTGCTCGCGCCGGAGGTGGTGTTCGGTAACCACGGTTACGTGCGAGCCGCGCATGGGATCACCGTGCCGGGGCGGCATCAGCTGTTCCTGCACGCCTGCGACCTCAGCCGCTGGAGCGACGGCCGGTTCCGAGTGATCGCCGACTGGGCGCAGGCGCCGTCCGGCGCCGGATACGCGTTGGCCGACCGCAGGGTGGTGGCGACCGCGATCCCGGAGTCGTTCGAGCATGCCAATCCGCGTCCGCTGACGCCCTTCGCCAGGGCCATGCGGTCGATGCTGATCGAGTCGGCGCAGGCCGACGACGAGGAGCCCGTGGTCGTGGTGCTCAGTCCGGGCGTGCGGTCCGAAACCGCGTTCGATCAGGCGTATCTCGCTTCGACGCTGGGCTTTCCGCTGGTGGAGAGCGCGGATCTGGTGGTGCGCGACGGGTCGCTGTGGATGCGGTCGCTGGGCACGCTGAAGCGGGTGGACGTGGTGTTGCGGCGGGTGCACGCCGAGTTCTCCGATCCGCTGGATCTGCGCCCGGATTCCCGGCTCGGCGTGGTGGGGCTGATCGAGGTGTTGCGGCGCGGGGCAGTGACCGTGGTGAACACGTTGGGCAGCGGGCTGCTGGAGAATCCGGCGCTGGCTCGTTTCCTGCCCGCGGTCGCGCGCTCGCTGCTCGGCGAGGACCTGCTGCTGGAGAGCGCGCCGTCGTATTGGGGTGGCGACGACCGGGAGCGCGCGCACCTGCTCGCGAATCTGGACAAGCTCGTCATCCGCTCGACGGTCGACGGCGCCACGCTGCTCGGACCCGAACTGAGCCGGGATCAGCGCGCCGACGTGGCGGCCAGGATCGACGCGCGCGGATGGCAGTGGGTCGGCCAGGAACCGGCGCAGTTCTCCGTCGCGCCCGCCGTGCGGGAGCACGGTGGGCTCGCCTCGGCTCCGGTCGGCATGCGGCTGTTCGCACTGGCCCGGCGCGGCGGCTACACCGTGATGCCCGGTGGTCTCGGCCAGGTGCGTCAGCGCATCGTGCCCGACCGCGCCGCGCTCGAGGTGGCCGCCAAGGACATCTGGGTGCGGGCCGCGCCGACGACCGCCGCCGCGGTCAGCACCGAGCCGCCGCGTGCCGAACGCGAACGGCCCACCATCCCGGTGGTGGAAGCGATCAGCTCGCCGCGCGTCCTCAACGACCTGTTCTGGATGGGCCGCTACGGCGAGCGCGCCGAGGCCACCGCGCGCCTGCTGATCGCCACCCATGAGCGCTACCAGGAGTTCCGCTACCGTCCCTGGCTGGAAGGTGCGGACGCGCTGCCGATCCTCCTGGACGCCGTCGGCCGGACCACCGCCACCGCGGCGCCGGCCGAGGGGCTGTTCGAAGGCCACGACTACCTCGTCTCCCTGACGATCGACCGGAAGTTGCCCGGATCGCTGGCCTTCGCGATCGACCGGTACGGCATCGCGGCGCGAGCCGTGCGTGACCAGCTGTCGGTGGAAACCTGGATGATTCTCAGCGCGGTCGACCGAGCCCTGTCCGACTATCGCGGAACGGCGGGCGACCAGGAGGCGGAGCTCTCGGAGGTGCATTCGCTGACCCTGGCCGGTCTGCTCGCGCTGTCCGGTATCGACGCGGAGTCACTCGTGCGTGAACCCGGCTGGTACGTCATGGACATCGGGAAGCGAATCGAGCGCGGCCTGGCCCTGACCGCGCTGCTGTCGACCGCGCTCATCCAGGAGTATCCGGAGGAGACCGAGCGGGAGGTCACCGAATGGGTGCTGCGTGTCGCGGAGTCGTCGGTGAGTTACCGCCGCAGGCATCGGGATTCGATACGGATCTCCGCCGTCGCCGGGCTGCTGCTGTTCGACGCAGGCAACCCACGGTCACTGGCTTATCAGCTGGACCGCATCGACGCCGATTTCCGCGCGCTGCCCGGCGCCTCGCGATCGTCGCGCCCGCGGCGGCTCCTCGCGGACGCGCAACGCATGCTGCGCCGCTCGGACCCCGACGACCTCGAAGTCACCGACGCGGACGACCAGCACGCCGAATTGGCCGAGCTTCTGGAGGGGGTGCACTCGCGGCTGCGCAAGGTGTCCGAATCGTTCGAGGCCACCACGCTGTCGCTGCCCGTCGGCATCCAGCCGCTGTGGGGCAGTGCGCAGGTGGTCGGATGA
- a CDS encoding MurT ligase domain-containing protein yields MADISVRGRLALAAAAAASWASQKAGRGKGSMIGGLIALKIDPTVMDQLGRQRRTVLVTGTNGKSTTTRMTTAALNTLGQVATQADGANMDAGIVAALNAHRRAPLAAIEVDELHLPHVTDSLNPSAVVLLNLSRDQLDRVGEINMIERKLRAGLAKHPATVVIANCDDVLVTSIAYDHPNVVWVAAGSGWAMDATSCPRSGEPIIWEGAHWRSTGADFQRPEPDWWLDGDDLVGPDGVHFPLRLALPGRANRGNAAQAVAAAVALGADTAQAVAAAGTVREIAGRYRTVQVGEHDARLLLAKNPAGWQEALSMIEPTSAGLVIAVNGQVPDGEDLSWLWDVRFEHFEGVQVVAAGERATDLAVRLTYAGVAHTTVPDPVRAIASCPAGHVEVLANYTAFRDLNRDLEERTA; encoded by the coding sequence GTGGCAGACATATCGGTGCGCGGACGGCTCGCGCTCGCGGCGGCGGCCGCTGCGTCCTGGGCCTCGCAGAAGGCGGGTCGCGGCAAGGGCTCCATGATCGGCGGCCTGATCGCGTTGAAGATCGACCCGACGGTGATGGACCAGCTCGGACGGCAGCGACGCACCGTGCTGGTGACAGGCACGAATGGCAAGTCCACCACCACCAGGATGACCACCGCCGCACTCAACACGCTCGGCCAGGTCGCGACCCAGGCCGACGGGGCCAATATGGACGCGGGCATCGTCGCCGCGCTGAACGCGCACCGGCGCGCGCCGCTGGCCGCGATCGAGGTGGACGAACTGCACTTGCCGCACGTCACCGACTCGCTCAACCCCTCGGCGGTGGTCCTGCTGAACCTCAGCCGTGACCAGCTCGACCGGGTCGGCGAGATCAACATGATCGAGCGCAAACTGCGCGCCGGACTGGCGAAGCACCCGGCCACCGTGGTGATCGCGAACTGCGACGACGTGCTGGTCACCTCGATCGCCTATGACCATCCGAACGTGGTGTGGGTAGCCGCGGGCAGCGGCTGGGCGATGGACGCGACCAGCTGCCCGCGCAGCGGTGAGCCGATCATCTGGGAGGGCGCCCACTGGCGCAGCACCGGCGCGGATTTCCAACGCCCCGAACCGGATTGGTGGCTGGACGGAGACGATCTGGTCGGTCCGGACGGCGTGCATTTCCCGTTGCGGCTCGCGCTGCCGGGGCGGGCCAATCGCGGGAACGCCGCACAGGCGGTGGCCGCGGCGGTCGCGCTGGGCGCCGACACCGCGCAGGCGGTCGCCGCGGCGGGCACGGTGCGCGAGATCGCGGGCCGCTACCGCACCGTGCAGGTCGGCGAGCACGACGCGCGTCTGCTGCTGGCGAAGAACCCGGCCGGATGGCAGGAGGCGCTGTCGATGATCGAGCCGACTTCGGCGGGCCTGGTGATCGCCGTGAACGGCCAGGTGCCCGACGGCGAGGACCTCTCCTGGCTGTGGGACGTGCGGTTCGAGCACTTCGAAGGCGTGCAGGTGGTGGCGGCGGGCGAACGCGCCACCGACCTCGCCGTGCGGCTGACCTACGCGGGCGTGGCGCACACCACGGTGCCGGACCCGGTACGCGCCATCGCGTCCTGCCCGGCGGGCCACGTCGAGGTGCTGGCGAACTACACCGCGTTCCGTGATCTCAACCGCGACCTCGAGGAGCGGACGGCATGA
- a CDS encoding transglutaminase family protein, protein MTVDGAVRRYRVEHRTTYAYSGEVTSSYGRSYLTPRDVPGQRLLAHDIHIDPVPSDRSVGADVYGNITSFFHITTAHRVLAVTGASLVEVDAPVRGQAGAARPWETARPTGANGPLVAEFALDLHPPEITPQIAAYAAESLTPGRPLLDAVAELNTRVYTDFTYMSGATTVSTKMADVFAARAGVCQDFARLAVTCLRSHGLAARYVSGYLATDPPPGKERMVGADATHAWAAVWLPGSGEHDRAGHWIDFDPTNDQFGDERYITVAWGRDYADVPPLRGIIYTDAKDSAITVSVDVSEVDGDHRAH, encoded by the coding sequence ATGACCGTCGACGGCGCGGTCCGGCGCTATCGGGTGGAGCACCGCACTACATACGCGTATTCCGGGGAGGTGACCAGCTCATATGGACGCTCGTATCTGACGCCGCGTGACGTGCCTGGCCAACGGCTGCTGGCACACGACATCCACATCGATCCGGTGCCGTCGGACCGGTCGGTCGGCGCGGATGTGTACGGCAACATCACCTCCTTCTTCCACATCACCACCGCGCATCGCGTCCTCGCCGTCACCGGTGCATCGCTGGTCGAGGTCGACGCCCCGGTTCGCGGGCAGGCAGGCGCCGCGCGGCCATGGGAGACAGCGCGTCCGACCGGCGCGAACGGACCGCTCGTCGCGGAGTTCGCCCTCGACTTGCACCCGCCCGAGATCACGCCCCAGATCGCCGCGTACGCGGCCGAGTCCCTCACCCCGGGCAGGCCGCTGCTGGACGCCGTAGCCGAGTTGAACACCCGGGTCTACACCGATTTCACCTACATGTCCGGCGCCACGACGGTGTCGACCAAGATGGCCGATGTGTTCGCCGCCCGCGCGGGCGTCTGCCAGGATTTCGCGCGCCTGGCCGTCACCTGCCTGCGGTCGCACGGTCTCGCCGCCAGGTACGTGTCCGGCTATCTGGCCACCGATCCGCCGCCGGGAAAGGAGCGGATGGTCGGCGCCGACGCCACGCACGCCTGGGCTGCCGTGTGGCTGCCCGGCTCCGGCGAACACGACCGCGCGGGCCACTGGATCGACTTCGACCCCACCAACGACCAGTTCGGCGACGAGCGCTACATCACCGTCGCGTGGGGCCGGGACTACGCCGATGTCCCTCCGCTGCGCGGCATCATCTACACCGACGCGAAAGACAGCGCCATTACCGTCTCGGTGGACGTCTCCGAGGTCGACGGTGACCATCGTGCGCACTAG
- a CDS encoding hydroxysqualene dehydroxylase, giving the protein MAEHQWTVSRRALLRNTVAAGVATAGALTAGALRPAPVAASPGGPRVAVLGGGVAGLTAAHELVERGFQVTVYERRAWGGKARSVGVPGTGTGGRPELPGEHGFRFFPGFYQHVPDTMRRIPFPGNPNGVWDNLVAVPEARFARRGGDDFRVPLGARARAGFTPDVFRETLGAAVATSLKMPPAEGIYFAERLLVFNSSCDARRLGQWEQTSWHDFVGGHARSHEFRALLSRTLTSIMVAAKENVASVRTIGTMGEQFLGNPFEIGNDGGLDRVLSGPTNAAWIDPWMRRIRELGAEFVLGTEVRGLQVRDGRITAASAVDDTGAQHTIEADYFVVALPAEQARTLWSPQVLAVQPELAAMDRLVTDWMNGIQFYLRRPADISRGHTAYIDAPWSLTSISQNQLWRTKLTEFGDGSVQDCLSVDISDWNTPGMVFGKPAKECTHEEIAREAWAQIKAHLDDRGEVLRDADLHSWFLDPGITWQERQRRNANADPLLINTAGSWEYRPQPHGALENLFLAGDYVRTNVDLATMEGANESARAAVNALLDVAGSNAERCRMFTLYRAPELEPLRRMDADRYAAGHRNMFDVPV; this is encoded by the coding sequence CTGACCGCGGCGCATGAGCTCGTCGAACGCGGATTCCAGGTCACTGTGTACGAAAGACGGGCGTGGGGCGGCAAAGCCCGCAGCGTCGGCGTGCCGGGCACGGGGACAGGGGGGCGGCCGGAACTACCCGGGGAGCACGGCTTTCGCTTCTTCCCCGGTTTCTATCAACACGTGCCGGACACTATGCGGCGGATCCCGTTCCCGGGCAACCCGAATGGCGTCTGGGACAACCTCGTCGCGGTGCCGGAGGCGCGATTCGCCCGGCGCGGCGGCGACGACTTCCGCGTCCCGCTCGGTGCGCGTGCCCGCGCCGGGTTCACCCCGGACGTCTTTCGGGAGACTCTCGGCGCGGCCGTGGCCACCTCGCTGAAAATGCCCCCCGCGGAGGGGATCTACTTCGCCGAACGCCTGCTGGTCTTCAACTCCAGCTGCGACGCCCGCCGCCTCGGTCAATGGGAGCAGACCTCGTGGCACGACTTCGTCGGCGGCCATGCGCGCTCGCACGAGTTCCGTGCACTGCTGTCCCGCACACTGACCAGCATCATGGTCGCCGCGAAGGAGAACGTGGCGAGTGTCCGCACTATCGGCACCATGGGCGAGCAGTTCCTCGGCAATCCCTTCGAGATCGGCAACGACGGCGGGCTGGACCGTGTGCTGAGCGGCCCGACCAACGCGGCCTGGATCGATCCGTGGATGCGGCGAATCCGCGAGTTGGGCGCGGAATTCGTGCTCGGCACCGAGGTGCGCGGACTCCAGGTGCGAGACGGCAGGATCACCGCTGCCAGCGCGGTGGACGATACCGGCGCCCAGCACACGATCGAGGCCGATTACTTCGTCGTCGCGCTGCCCGCCGAGCAGGCCCGCACGCTGTGGTCGCCGCAGGTGCTGGCGGTCCAGCCGGAATTGGCCGCGATGGACCGGCTCGTCACCGACTGGATGAACGGCATCCAGTTCTATTTGCGCAGGCCGGCCGACATCTCCCGCGGCCATACCGCCTACATCGACGCCCCGTGGTCGCTCACCTCGATCAGCCAGAATCAGTTGTGGCGCACCAAGCTCACCGAATTCGGCGACGGCAGCGTGCAGGACTGCCTTTCGGTGGACATCTCCGACTGGAACACCCCGGGCATGGTCTTCGGCAAACCTGCCAAGGAGTGCACCCACGAGGAGATCGCTCGCGAGGCATGGGCCCAGATCAAGGCCCACCTCGACGATCGCGGCGAGGTGCTGCGCGATGCCGACCTGCACTCTTGGTTCCTCGACCCGGGCATCACCTGGCAGGAGAGACAGCGGCGCAACGCCAACGCCGACCCACTGCTGATCAACACCGCCGGTTCGTGGGAATATCGGCCGCAACCGCACGGTGCGCTGGAAAACCTGTTCCTGGCGGGCGATTACGTGCGCACGAACGTCGACCTGGCCACCATGGAGGGTGCCAACGAGTCCGCGCGCGCCGCGGTGAACGCGTTGCTGGACGTGGCCGGTTCGAACGCGGAGCGCTGCCGGATGTTCACGCTGTACCGCGCGCCGGAACTGGAACCGCTGCGCAGGATGGACGCCGACCGCTACGCGGCCGGACACCGGAACATGTTCGACGTCCCGGTCTGA
- a CDS encoding pyridoxamine 5'-phosphate oxidase family protein has protein sequence MRESTAPNEITGPADLRQLLGEVMPRAATKERVALHARDREWIANSPFLVLSTSDADGNCDASPKGDPAGFVRVLDDTTLAIPERPGNRRADGYLNILANPHVGLLFLIPGRRETLRINGRARLVRDATYFDDMVVRGHRPILAVEVDIEQIFFHCAKAFIRSHLWEPQQWPADTLPSQACLVKEVQTNITETVEQLEWYYAPENYDAKLYRD, from the coding sequence ATGCGCGAGAGCACCGCCCCGAACGAGATCACCGGCCCGGCGGACCTGCGGCAGTTGCTCGGCGAAGTCATGCCCCGAGCCGCCACCAAGGAGCGGGTCGCCCTGCACGCGCGGGACCGGGAATGGATCGCGAACTCCCCGTTTCTGGTGCTGAGCACCAGCGACGCGGACGGCAACTGCGACGCCTCGCCCAAGGGCGATCCGGCCGGGTTCGTGCGCGTGCTCGACGACACCACTCTCGCCATCCCCGAGCGCCCCGGCAACCGGCGCGCCGACGGCTACCTCAATATCCTGGCCAACCCGCACGTCGGCCTGCTGTTCCTGATTCCGGGCCGCCGCGAGACGCTGCGGATCAACGGACGCGCCCGGCTGGTGCGCGACGCGACCTACTTCGACGACATGGTGGTGCGCGGCCATCGGCCGATCCTCGCCGTCGAGGTGGATATCGAGCAGATCTTCTTCCACTGCGCCAAGGCGTTCATCCGCAGCCATCTCTGGGAGCCGCAGCAGTGGCCGGCCGACACCCTGCCGAGCCAGGCCTGCCTGGTCAAAGAGGTGCAGACGAACATCACCGAGACGGTCGAGCAGCTGGAGTGGTACTACGCGCCGGAGAACTACGACGCGAAGCTCTACCGCGACTGA